The Salvelinus namaycush isolate Seneca chromosome 8, SaNama_1.0, whole genome shotgun sequence genome has a segment encoding these proteins:
- the LOC120052333 gene encoding COP9 signalosome complex subunit 2 isoform X2, translating into MSDMEDDFMCDDEEDYDLEYSEDSNSEPNVDLENQYYNSKALKEDDPKAALSSFQKVLELEGEKGEWGFKALKQMIKMNFKLTNFPEMMNRYKQLLTYIRSAVTRNYSEKSINSILDYISTSKQMDLLQEFYETTLDALKDAKNDRLWFKTNTKLGKLYLEREEYGKLQKILRQLHQSCQTDDGEDDLKKGTQLLEIYALEIQMYTAQKNNKKLKALYEQSLHIKSAIPHPLIMGVIRECGGKMHLREGEFEKAHTDFFEAFKNYDESGSPRRTTCLKYLVLANMLMKSGINPFDSQEAKPYKNDPDILAMTNLVSSYQNNDITEFEKILKTNHSNIMDDPFIREHIEELLRNIRTQVLVKLIKPYTRIHIPFISKELNIDVCDVESLLVQCILDSTINGRIDQVNQLLELDHQKRNGARYMALDKWTNQLNTLNQAIVSKLA; encoded by the exons ATGTCTGATATGGAAGATGACTTTATGTGCGATGATGAAGAGGATTATGATCTG GAATACTCAGAGGACAGCAACTCTGAGCCCAATGTTGATTTGGAGAATCAGTACTACAATTCAAAGGCCCTGAAGGAGGATGACCCCAAAGCAGCTCTCAGCAGCTTCCAGAAA GTCTTGGAGCTAGAGGGCGAGAAAGGAGAATGGGGGTTCAAAGCTCTCAAACAGATGATTAAGATGAATTTCAAACTG acgAATTTCCCTGAAATGATGAACAGGTACAAGCAGCTGTTAACATACATCCGGAGTGCAGTTACACGAAACTACTCAGAGAAATCCATCAACTCCATCCTTGATTACATCTCTACGTCTAAGCAG ATGGACTTGCTGCAAGAGTTTTATGAAACCACATTGGACGCATTAAAGGATGCCAAAAATGACAGGCTTTGGTTTAAAACCAACACTAAG CTTGGGAAGTTGTACCTGGAGAGAGAAGAGTATGGTAAGCTTCAGAAGATCCTGAGGCAGCTGCACCAGTCCTGTCAG ACGGATGACGGTGAGGATGACCTGAAGAAAGGCACCCAGCTCTTGGAGATCTATGCTCTGGAGATCCAGATGTACACGGCCCAGAAGAACAACAAGAAGCTGAAGGCGCTGTATGAACAGTCTCTACACATCAAGTCTGCCATCCCTCACCCTCTCATCATGGGAGTCATCAGAG AATGTGGAGGGAAAATGCATTTGCGAGAAGGGGAGTTTGAGAAGGCTCACACAGACTTCTTCGAGGCGTTTAAGAACTACGATGAATCAGGAAGTCCTCGACGGACCACCTGTCTGAAGTACCTGGTGTTGGCCAACATGCTGATGAAGTCTGGAATCAACCCCTTCGACTCACAGGAG GCTAAACCCTATAAAAATGATCCAGACATTCTTGCAATGACAAACTTGGTCAG TTCCTACCAGAACAATGACATCACAGAGTTTGAGAAGATTCTGAAGACCAATCACAGTAACATAATGGATGATCCGTTCATAAGGGAACATATAGAAG AGTTATTACGAAACATAAGAAcacaagtgcttgtcaaattaaTTAAGCCTTACACGAGAATACACATACCTTTTATTTCCAAG GAATTGAACATTGATGTCTGCGACGTGGAAAGCCTTCTTGTTCAGTGCATTCTAGACAG CACGATCAACGGCCGCATCGACCAAGTCAACCAACTGTTGGAGCTGGATCACCAGAAGAGGAACGGAGCCCGATACATGGCTTTAGATAAATGGACGAATCAGCTGAATACTCTCAACCAGGCCATCGTCAGCAAACTGGCCTAA
- the LOC120052333 gene encoding COP9 signalosome complex subunit 2 isoform X1: MSDMEDDFMCDDEEDYDLVNSSEEYSEDSNSEPNVDLENQYYNSKALKEDDPKAALSSFQKVLELEGEKGEWGFKALKQMIKMNFKLTNFPEMMNRYKQLLTYIRSAVTRNYSEKSINSILDYISTSKQMDLLQEFYETTLDALKDAKNDRLWFKTNTKLGKLYLEREEYGKLQKILRQLHQSCQTDDGEDDLKKGTQLLEIYALEIQMYTAQKNNKKLKALYEQSLHIKSAIPHPLIMGVIRECGGKMHLREGEFEKAHTDFFEAFKNYDESGSPRRTTCLKYLVLANMLMKSGINPFDSQEAKPYKNDPDILAMTNLVSSYQNNDITEFEKILKTNHSNIMDDPFIREHIEELLRNIRTQVLVKLIKPYTRIHIPFISKELNIDVCDVESLLVQCILDSTINGRIDQVNQLLELDHQKRNGARYMALDKWTNQLNTLNQAIVSKLA, translated from the exons ATGTCTGATATGGAAGATGACTTTATGTGCGATGATGAAGAGGATTATGATCTGGTAAACTCCTCCGAA GAATACTCAGAGGACAGCAACTCTGAGCCCAATGTTGATTTGGAGAATCAGTACTACAATTCAAAGGCCCTGAAGGAGGATGACCCCAAAGCAGCTCTCAGCAGCTTCCAGAAA GTCTTGGAGCTAGAGGGCGAGAAAGGAGAATGGGGGTTCAAAGCTCTCAAACAGATGATTAAGATGAATTTCAAACTG acgAATTTCCCTGAAATGATGAACAGGTACAAGCAGCTGTTAACATACATCCGGAGTGCAGTTACACGAAACTACTCAGAGAAATCCATCAACTCCATCCTTGATTACATCTCTACGTCTAAGCAG ATGGACTTGCTGCAAGAGTTTTATGAAACCACATTGGACGCATTAAAGGATGCCAAAAATGACAGGCTTTGGTTTAAAACCAACACTAAG CTTGGGAAGTTGTACCTGGAGAGAGAAGAGTATGGTAAGCTTCAGAAGATCCTGAGGCAGCTGCACCAGTCCTGTCAG ACGGATGACGGTGAGGATGACCTGAAGAAAGGCACCCAGCTCTTGGAGATCTATGCTCTGGAGATCCAGATGTACACGGCCCAGAAGAACAACAAGAAGCTGAAGGCGCTGTATGAACAGTCTCTACACATCAAGTCTGCCATCCCTCACCCTCTCATCATGGGAGTCATCAGAG AATGTGGAGGGAAAATGCATTTGCGAGAAGGGGAGTTTGAGAAGGCTCACACAGACTTCTTCGAGGCGTTTAAGAACTACGATGAATCAGGAAGTCCTCGACGGACCACCTGTCTGAAGTACCTGGTGTTGGCCAACATGCTGATGAAGTCTGGAATCAACCCCTTCGACTCACAGGAG GCTAAACCCTATAAAAATGATCCAGACATTCTTGCAATGACAAACTTGGTCAG TTCCTACCAGAACAATGACATCACAGAGTTTGAGAAGATTCTGAAGACCAATCACAGTAACATAATGGATGATCCGTTCATAAGGGAACATATAGAAG AGTTATTACGAAACATAAGAAcacaagtgcttgtcaaattaaTTAAGCCTTACACGAGAATACACATACCTTTTATTTCCAAG GAATTGAACATTGATGTCTGCGACGTGGAAAGCCTTCTTGTTCAGTGCATTCTAGACAG CACGATCAACGGCCGCATCGACCAAGTCAACCAACTGTTGGAGCTGGATCACCAGAAGAGGAACGGAGCCCGATACATGGCTTTAGATAAATGGACGAATCAGCTGAATACTCTCAACCAGGCCATCGTCAGCAAACTGGCCTAA